The proteins below come from a single Garra rufa chromosome 3, GarRuf1.0, whole genome shotgun sequence genomic window:
- the LOC141331568 gene encoding intelectin-like, whose translation MDVILYQDGLYYLTSSRGVLYQTYCDMTTADDHVSVWHVPNNIELERWSTASILQYHTENTFLNKHGGNLFNLYQKFPVRFGIGTCLTDNGPAIPIVYDTGDAISTKNLYGPYSRGRFEPGFITFRVFNYEKAAMAICSGVKPKACHTEHFCIGGGGHFPKEAPRQCGDFTSFDWDGYGTNTASSASKEITEAAVLLFYR comes from the exons ATGGATGTTATCCTGTATCAAG ACGGCCTGTACTATCTGACCTCATCAAGAGGAGTCCTTTACCAGACGTACTGTGATATGACCACTGCTGATGACCACGTATCTGTGTGGCACGTTCCTAATAATATTGAGTTGGAACGCTGGAGCACTGCCTCTATCCTGCAATACCACACTGAAAATACCTTCTTAAACAAACATGGAGGAAACCTTTTCAATTTATA ccaaAAATTCCCTGTGAGGTTTGGAATCGGGACATGCTTGACTGATAATGGACCTGCTATTCCAATAGTGTATGATACTGGAGATGCAATATCAACCAAAAATCTGTATGGTCCTTATTCGAGAG GAAGATTTGAGCCTGGATTCATCACATTCAGAGTCTTCAATTATGAAAAGGCAGCAATGGCTATTTGTTCAGGTGTTAAACCAAAGGCTTGTCACACTGAACAC TTCTGTATTGGTGGAGGTGGACACTTTCCTAAAGAGGCTCCTAGACAGTGTGGGGACTTTACGAGCTTCGACTGGGATGGTTATGGTACTAATACAGCCTCTAGTGCTTCCAAAGAGATAACTGAAGCAGCTGTACTTCTCTTTTATCGCTGA